In bacterium, a single genomic region encodes these proteins:
- a CDS encoding ABC transporter ATP-binding protein — MIRIQSLEKSYQKLQVLKGINLSVEPGKVTAIVGPNSAGKTTLIKSVLGLVFPDRGEILIDNERVNGRSDYRRKIGYMPQLARFPENLTLKELIALVQDLRHRPGETDMELFEAFDLGKEWDKPIRTLSGGTRQKVSAVIAFLFKPQILILDEPTAGLDPIASSNLKDKILKERDNGKTFILTSHIMSELEELSEHIVFLLEGKIYFEGLTEELVRFTGERNLERAIATLMKGRPAWTELQKS, encoded by the coding sequence ATGATACGGATTCAATCGCTTGAAAAAAGCTATCAAAAGCTTCAAGTGCTCAAAGGTATTAATTTATCCGTGGAACCGGGTAAAGTTACGGCCATCGTGGGACCCAACAGCGCCGGTAAAACGACATTGATCAAAAGCGTTCTCGGGCTCGTATTCCCTGATCGGGGCGAAATTTTGATCGATAACGAGCGGGTCAACGGTCGATCGGATTATCGGCGAAAAATCGGCTACATGCCGCAGCTCGCCCGATTTCCCGAGAACCTCACCCTCAAAGAATTGATCGCACTTGTACAGGATTTACGGCATCGTCCCGGCGAAACGGATATGGAACTTTTTGAAGCATTTGATCTTGGCAAGGAATGGGATAAACCGATACGGACTCTTTCCGGAGGCACGCGTCAGAAAGTCAGTGCGGTGATTGCGTTTTTATTTAAGCCGCAAATTTTGATTCTGGACGAGCCGACCGCGGGACTCGATCCGATTGCCAGCAGTAATTTGAAAGATAAAATTTTAAAAGAACGTGATAACGGAAAAACGTTTATTCTCACGTCACACATTATGAGCGAATTGGAAGAACTTTCCGAACATATCGTATTTTTACTGGAAGGAAAAATTTACTTTGAAGGCTTGACCGAGGAACTGGTGCGCTTTACCGGTGAACGCAATCTTGAGCGCGCGATAGCAACTTTGATGAAAGGACGGCCGGCATGGACGGAACTGCAAAAATCCTGA
- a CDS encoding ABC transporter permease, translated as MDGTAKILKYEFHNILRSKWMAGYAIFFLVITDGLFRFAGTDAKVIVSLMNIILAVIPLASIIFGAMYVYHSREFIELLLSQPIDRKNIYWGIYCGLSFTLSAGFVFGTGLPFLLEGAVDARYFSSLILLLITGVLLTWIFTAIAFWIAIRYEDKVKGIGAAMLIWMFFTVVYDGFILLIIYWFDDYPLETVMIGMSMANPVDLARVMLLLKFNVSAMMGYTGAVFHHFFSAGTGLGISMTVLILWIVTPFFLGLRYFRKKDF; from the coding sequence ATGGACGGAACTGCAAAAATCCTGAAGTATGAATTTCATAACATCTTGCGCAGCAAGTGGATGGCCGGTTATGCAATATTTTTTCTTGTTATTACCGATGGGCTTTTCCGGTTTGCCGGTACGGATGCCAAAGTCATTGTCAGCCTGATGAATATTATTCTCGCTGTCATCCCGCTTGCGAGCATTATTTTTGGCGCGATGTACGTCTATCATTCTCGCGAATTTATTGAATTGCTGTTATCGCAGCCGATTGATCGTAAAAATATTTATTGGGGCATTTATTGCGGGCTCAGCTTTACGCTTTCGGCCGGATTTGTATTTGGAACAGGCTTACCATTTTTATTAGAAGGCGCTGTGGACGCCCGGTATTTTTCATCCCTAATATTGCTGCTTATTACCGGCGTATTGCTGACGTGGATTTTCACGGCAATCGCTTTCTGGATAGCTATTCGCTACGAGGACAAGGTCAAAGGCATCGGAGCAGCGATGTTGATCTGGATGTTTTTTACCGTTGTGTACGACGGTTTTATTTTGTTGATAATTTATTGGTTTGACGATTATCCTCTGGAGACTGTGATGATCGGTATGAGCATGGCCAATCCTGTTGATCTTGCTCGCGTCATGCTGCTTTTGAAATTTAATGTTTCGGCGATGATGGGTTATACCGGCGCGGTATTTCATCATTTTTTTAGCGCCGGCACTGGTCTCGGTATATCGATGACCGTTTTAATTTTGTGGATCGTGACGCCATTTTTCTTGGGCTTGCGATATTTTCGTAAAAAAGACTTTTAA
- a CDS encoding CopD family protein, producing the protein MRLWYLISIFLHVLSAMVWIGGLMFFVTTMVPMVRKKEFQGMAGSMVEWIGLRFRYVGWLSLWTLLLTGSINLYFRGYRLPDYFSSGMWTGYFGETLAVKLVLVAIIFMLSAIHDFYIGQKATAHWKENSDSQASQNYRKVASWIGRVNLILGLCVLMCAIMLIRGWPW; encoded by the coding sequence ATGCGTTTGTGGTATCTCATATCAATTTTTCTTCACGTGTTGAGCGCGATGGTTTGGATCGGCGGATTGATGTTTTTTGTTACCACAATGGTTCCCATGGTCAGAAAAAAAGAATTTCAGGGCATGGCCGGTTCAATGGTTGAATGGATTGGTTTGCGATTTCGTTATGTCGGGTGGCTAAGTTTATGGACGTTGCTTCTGACAGGTTCGATCAATTTATATTTCAGAGGTTATCGGTTGCCGGATTATTTTTCATCAGGGATGTGGACAGGATATTTTGGAGAAACGCTTGCTGTTAAGTTAGTTCTGGTCGCTATTATTTTTATGCTCAGCGCGATTCATGATTTTTATATCGGGCAGAAAGCAACCGCGCATTGGAAAGAAAACTCCGATTCACAGGCTTCACAAAATTACCGCAAAGTGGCAAGCTGGATCGGGCGAGTCAATTTGATTTTAGGATTATGCGTTCTGATGTGTGCGATCATGCTAATACGTGGGTGGCCTTGGTGA
- a CDS encoding cbb3-type cytochrome c oxidase subunit I, translated as MPSLSVWFIRAALLYFVAGFSIGALMLVNKGIPLSPLIWRLLPVHIEWLFIGWMLNLVFGVAYWILPRHGIEPVRGRLWLVWTIFLLLNTGVLTICSSEIFLWENTFILIGRLMEIGSAVGFAVHAWPRIHPFG; from the coding sequence ATGCCGTCATTAAGCGTTTGGTTCATTCGAGCTGCATTACTGTATTTTGTTGCCGGTTTTTCAATCGGTGCTTTAATGTTGGTCAATAAAGGGATACCATTATCGCCGTTGATATGGCGATTGCTCCCGGTGCACATCGAGTGGCTTTTTATCGGGTGGATGCTCAATTTAGTGTTTGGTGTTGCGTATTGGATACTTCCACGACATGGAATCGAGCCGGTGCGCGGACGTTTATGGCTTGTGTGGACGATCTTCTTATTGCTCAATACCGGAGTTTTAACCATATGTTCCTCAGAAATTTTTTTATGGGAAAATACGTTTATTTTAATAGGCCGGTTGATGGAAATAGGGTCTGCCGTCGGCTTCGCTGTCCATGCATGGCCTAGAATTCATCCTTTCGGATAG
- a CDS encoding ABC transporter permease, producing MRTIKFLVQKEFLQIFRNKGMLPIIFVMPIVQLLILSNAATFDIKNVTFHLIDKDQTTVSRQLAEKFSASGYFILKNASFSNDASQQDLKSNTVNMALEIPKFFERDLENTGKAKVQLTINAEDGNSAGLIQSYSATIISNFAQEIAGKNITPGVALPNTIQIEHSFWYNPELNYKTYMIPGILVALVTMIGLFLSGMNIVREKEIGTIEQLNVTPIKKHQFIIGKLLPFWVIGLFELAFGLVVGKFVFNLPITGSFALIFGTAAIYLLVVLGIGLFISTVTDTQQQAMFIAWFFMVIFLLMGGLFTPIDSMPAWAQKVTLFNPVAHYVLMMRSILLKGSGFLDLYDHIAALSVFAVLMLSMAVLRYRKVSD from the coding sequence ATGAGAACCATTAAATTTTTAGTTCAAAAAGAATTCCTGCAGATTTTCAGAAACAAAGGCATGTTGCCTATTATTTTTGTCATGCCAATTGTTCAATTACTCATTTTATCCAATGCGGCAACATTTGATATTAAGAACGTGACGTTTCATCTTATCGACAAAGATCAAACAACCGTGTCTAGACAATTGGCTGAAAAATTCAGCGCATCAGGATACTTTATTCTTAAAAATGCTTCATTTTCAAACGATGCATCCCAGCAAGATTTGAAAAGCAATACGGTGAATATGGCGTTGGAAATTCCGAAATTTTTTGAGCGCGATTTAGAGAATACCGGCAAAGCAAAGGTTCAACTTACGATTAATGCGGAAGACGGCAATTCGGCCGGACTCATCCAATCGTATTCGGCGACAATTATTTCCAATTTCGCACAGGAAATAGCGGGTAAAAACATAACGCCCGGTGTAGCGCTTCCTAATACTATTCAGATCGAACATTCTTTTTGGTACAATCCAGAACTCAATTATAAAACATACATGATTCCAGGAATTCTCGTTGCTCTGGTCACGATGATTGGATTATTTCTCAGTGGTATGAATATTGTACGTGAAAAAGAGATCGGTACTATTGAACAACTTAACGTTACACCGATCAAAAAGCATCAATTCATCATCGGTAAATTATTGCCATTTTGGGTGATCGGCTTGTTTGAATTGGCTTTTGGCCTTGTAGTAGGAAAATTTGTTTTCAATTTACCAATTACGGGAAGTTTCGCACTGATTTTTGGAACGGCGGCGATCTATTTGTTGGTCGTACTTGGTATCGGACTTTTTATTTCTACTGTTACGGATACGCAGCAACAGGCAATGTTTATTGCCTGGTTTTTTATGGTGATCTTTCTCCTAATGGGTGGACTTTTTACACCGATTGACAGCATGCCGGCCTGGGCTCAAAAAGTTACGCTGTTCAATCCTGTTGCTCATTATGTACTAATGATGCGTAGCATTTTATTGAAAGGATCCGGATTTTTGGATTTGTACGATCACATTGCAGCGTTATCGGTTTTTGCGGTTCTGATGTTGTCGATGGCGGTTTTACGATATAGAAAAGTAAGCGATTAA